The genomic window GACACCTGAGACGATAGTGCTGCAGGTCCAAGCATGAACAAGTAGAAGATGAATGCGGCAATCATGCGATGATCACCGTTTACCCAACGCAAGCGTATCTGGAAGGCCAGCCTTCCGCTGGCTCTGACACGGGCAAACCAGAGAACTGACGAAATATGTCGACTGTCAGTGAGTGCATGGTTTTATGTCGACCGTCACACTTCCGCACCCCAGTGGCCCGCTCAACCATGCCTGAACAAGGCATGACGAAGAGCGTCAAGGAATAAAACATTTGTCCAAAATTAAGGATGCAACCTGCCCAAAAAATATCACTTACTGTCAGCAGACGCGTGTCCACGTTAGCCTCCTTGTCAGCTGTCGCGACCACAAGGACGCCTGAAGCTCTAGCAACGCTGCCAGCCGTCTGACGCCCAAatcgtcgctgccgctgcagacggTCCAGGCGAAGAAGCATGGTGTGCAACAGACGTCCGCCACACGGGCCATTACCTCGGTGAGACGGCGGTCTCCTTTGGGATGCTGCAATGTCCCTCTCGGCGCTCAACTCCCTCTCGCGACATTCATTCGACAGGTCGGGAAGACTCGTTCGGCCGCCCGAGTCGCCGCTTGGTGCCAGGACGTGGATGTCTTCAATAAGCAAAACGCAGGGGGCAGCCCTTTCGGCGGTATCGAATATTCGCATGAGCTGCTTGTCACCTGCCCCAAGAGCGGCTCGGAGCAACTCCGCCGGTGAAATCACTATGAGCGTAGAGCGCAGCTCGTGCGCTATGGCAGCGGCCAGCAGGGTCTTGCCTTGATTCAGACAGAGAAACAAAAATGAGCCAGCCACCCAAAAGCACTAGCCACCACGCAAGAAGAAAAGCGACTCAGCGATTGTAGCGCGTCCTTTCATCGCAGGTACAGCCCCACGAAAAGGTGAAAGGGGTTGTGCACACCTAAAACGTCGAAGCGAAAGCTTGCTGAAGCGCGAGCGAACACCAATATGAACAGTAGTTCTCCCACATAATGTTGAACACGGAGTGTAGCGCCAATGCAATGTCAGCTGGAAATGCGAGGTCACAAATCGTGGGGCCGCTCGGTATCACGCGCGTATCATATGCGCACAGTAGGAGGTAACTTTGTGCGACAATCTTTCTTGTTGGCGCTGAGCCATGCGTGGAGCTTGAGGGTGTTCATCTCAGATATGCAATCCGTTTCCAGTGGTCAGGACTAGAGACCCGCAGCCCAcgtttcctcttcctcaTTATGGCACAGTCCATTCGGCTTACCTGTACCCTCATCTCCACAAATTAACACTCCCACGGGGGCAGTGTGACTGGTCGTTACAGGCGCTCGTCTTTCATCCGCCCCCCTCTGTTGAAGGATAGGGTCAATCACCTCACTGCGGAGCTGGCTGATCAAAGCATCCTGCCCGACGATTCCAGCGAAGCCTCGAACCGGCCGGCATCCCTCCTCTCTACATGTCACCTTGTCGCGCGGGAGACTCAGGGCATCACGTGGTCCCGTCCCCACTGCCTCCGACGTAGTGCACTGTCCAGGGGCGTCTCGCAGTCCGGGGGCACATTCTGCCTCCATATCTGGCCGCATCCTCCGTACGCATCTGACGTCTTCGGCGCCCCCGACGCTTTCAGATGTGTCGCCAACAGCTGTGTCTGGGGGACGCTGATATGCACCTGAGCCCGACCCAAAAGCGAGGCCGGGATTTTCACTAGATAGGGGCACCACGCGGTGGATGCCGCAAGCATTCGCAGCAACGGACAGGGCAGACCTCCCGGGACTTGTAGGCATGTCGGGGCAGTGCGGGGTCAATTGCAATCCAGCGCCAATCCgagccgctggcgctgctccagcacgaagcagcgcgagccggAAGTGGTCCAAAGTAAACAAACGGCATGGCCTTTTCAAAatgcctcctccttcgccgtgGCTCAAACCTCGACCCTGACCCAGTAAGACGTCGAAGGCCGGAAGTGTAGAGCTGGCGAGCTCTGGAAGCATTGAAGACACTGTCCCACCGACATCCTGCTGGAACGCCACCTGTGCCGCTGCTCCTACAAGAGCGACGAGGTCCGCCGGCTGGTAACCCCCCGTCCACTCCGTGGCTACCCTGAATGCACATGTGGACAGACGGATGGAACTCATGAACTTGTAGCGGGGGAATACCGATAGAACGCCCCAGCGAAAAGATGTGTCCCTGTCAGCAACGAAGTGGGCAGCGTGCCCGCAGACGGGGCCCCCTTCCGCACGCTGCGCTTGAAAACTACGCAGTACAGCAGCCGCGTAGAGAAAGCAGGGCTGACGCCATGTCGAGCAGGCAAAACAATCTCCTGCTGCATTTAACACGCTGAAAGGCAGTACATCCAAGCACAAGGTTGCAGATGAATATAAGCGTGGATCCATGCTCACGTTGCCAGCTCGTCATGGAGgcatgcgcgtctctcgTTGCAACAGTCGCatctcgcttccgcgtctcgtcctgcgtctgctgcatcCACCATCACTGTCGAGCCCTTTTCTTTCCCGGGCCTTCCATTATCCGCCTCAGTAATTGGCTCTTCCGAGGACATGCAATCCGTTTGACGTCCACGGTTTGTCGATTCAGCAGCCGCACACGCTTGTTGTATATGAAGTTTCAGAATTGCGGTCCTTTCGCGGTCATTCAATGTCTGCGGAAGACATATGCGACGCTCAAAAAAGCCAGGACCCAGCAGGTCCCGAGGCAGGAGCTGATGAAGTGACAGTGAGGCAGACTGCGATCTGTCATGTCCTGTGGTGCCCTTGGCGGACTGCTTTGAACCATACAAATGGCCAGCCGTCGCTGGGTCTAGGGGAGCAAGTAAAAAAATCCGGAGATTCTCCTTGTGCCACAGAGAAATAAAACGGCACAGTGTTTCTATAACCAGCGCAGCAGCCTTTGGCTGAAAGGCAAGCCCCCGTCGTGCAGGTCTCTCCAGGGAGGAGTCCTCTGCTTGACTGCCTTGCAGGAGTTCCACATGATCAAGTACAACGAAACAGCAACCGCCGCCAGCTACAGCATCCCAAATAGCTGCATTGCTCGGGCCTtcagcgtctgcgccgtcaTGACAGATTGCAGACGTCCGTGTGTCGGCCCTTTCGGCACCCGGAACTACACCAGAGCCCGCAGAAGGCGTCACACAGGGAGGAAGTCCGGGGCAGTTACTATCCAGACATGAACTCGACCTGCTTTCATCCACCGCCTGGGAGAGCCACAACTGGAACAAGGATCGGCGGATGCGCGCTTCCTCAGTAATACCAGCAAGAACACCCTCtagcgacgcggaggatgGTCTACGGCAAGGCCACGCCTCACCCGAAGCGAGTACTGGAGAACTCGTAAGGTACCGACGGAGGTCTATCTCATAAAGTCCTTCAATGCGGCCCTGGGTCCCCCCCACAGCTGGGCACCGTCTTCCTGAAAATTCTCTACCTGGGTCCTTGCAACTGCCTGTAGTTCCTCGTATCCACGCCGCGTGAGCTGCTATGGAACGGCATAGTTGTCTCTTTCCAGACCCTACAATAGCACATTACACACATTGCTGGATAACCGAATAGAGAACATTTAAGCGTGACCCGGCCAGCAATCACCGCAGCCATGTTCTTCTTGTTTTTCCTGTTCCACATTCGCTACACGCAATCGCCGCAGATGACTGACGAACCGATTTCTTCCCCAGTCAGCTGCGACAGCAAAATCGCCCTGCAAACACACTTATTCTGCATCATGAGACAGGCTCATACTTGCAACACGAGATATATCAAGCCACGCGTGCGTTACAGGCAATCGATTACTTCTCAAAACAGCGCGCAAAGCCTCGCCGAAATGCTGTGGAGCAGCTCACCTGGTAAACCTTCAAGTGTCACCCCTCGAACCGGTCTGAGCTCCCGGTACCACCAGGTTTCCGAACGCCTAGCGCAAGAAGATTTGAGGCTATCAGAGCCTGACGATACCGTGCAGTCCTCTGATTTCTCGGAAGCCAAGGCGATATCTTGTTCCGCACTCAATAAACAAAAGTCCCTCACGAGACTCAGAAGCTCTGAAACAGCGGTGTGGCGACCTGCATAACAGCAGTCAGGAAGAGCCACCTCCCAGCACTTTTTGAGCCCCTGCAGTGCGAGAAGTCGAAGAGATACAGAAGTGGTCAGCACCCGCGGGCACGCTGTAATAGCTGACATCGCGGCAGACCATCGCGAGAAGACCTTTCTTTCGTCTTTCAGCGCTACGTCGCTACGGCTTTTGCGTCTGTTTCGGAGGCGTCCCGATGCTTCAGGACCGTCAGACGTTGGGAGCTCTTCGCGCCTGGTCCGCTGACTTTGAGGTCGCAACTGAGGAAGATGCCATCGAGCCGTGGCAATTGGTACGCTGCAGCCGGTAACCAGCATCAGCCTGCTACCACTTTCCACCGCCGAATGTCTCGACAAGAAACCGCCAGTATCATCACGCACCCCCTTATCCGGCGCAGGCAATTTGTTTTCAGCTACGGGCGCCGCTCTGCTTGATGGGACCTGCGATATGGTGTCAAAAGCGTGTATCACCTTGCTGGTGTCCCTCGCTACGGGACAGCATTCGCAGGCCGTATCGGCCTTTATGCAGCATGGTCGAAGGCGAGACCACTGCGACGCTGATCGGTCCAAAACCTCAGTGAAGAGGTGACTGTCGCCGGGACCGGGCACATTTTTTAACAGATGACTGTGTCCGGAATTTTCCATTTTCATCTGTCATATTAAACCGGGCAACGGCGCATCGAGTCCGCAGAAGACATGCATGCAGACAATGATATGACGCGGTCACTCCAGACATACCGCCTTCTGAAGGTGGAGAAGTCATCGCATCAACCATAAAGCCAAACTCGTCAGGCGCTTCACAAAGACGCATCTTCGCATCGGGCCCGAATCCCGAAGTGATAGGCGGccacgcggcagcgaggtGAACGTGTGCAGGCCACCGCGTGGTGCCGGACGCCAAGTTCTCGGATCCCGCGCAGTACCTCTAAAATTCCATAGTCCATGCTACTCAAGTCATGCGATAATCAAAGAAAAATATGGGACATCAAAATGCCGTTGCTCCCGAGCGGCCAGAATCGACTTGGCAAATTCTTGCGACAAGCGTGCATGCGTTATTTCTGCTGCATGGTGAGAGACAAACTACCAACGGAATCGCGTCGAAAAGCAAAACTCCCTACTCTTTAAATTGATGTGACGCGCCCACAGTGTCGTCGTACATAATCGCACACGTCTGTCAAGCGGTTGATTCCCACGATCCGCGCTCGTACCCACGAAACCAGAGTCAAATTGTGTGTCGTCCCGGAACGGTAGTGCCAGTTCTCATGGCTCTAGTTTTCTGTATCATCTGCCGGGGAGACGGTTAGGAAGTGAAATGCGGCAATGTTATCATTAC from Besnoitia besnoiti strain Bb-Ger1 chromosome XIII, whole genome shotgun sequence includes these protein-coding regions:
- a CDS encoding ATPase, AAA family protein (encoded by transcript BESB_030280) yields the protein MRLCEAPDEFGFMVDAMTSPPSEGGRHTAVSELLSLVRDFCLLSAEQDIALASEKSEDCTVSSGSDSLKSSCARRSETWWYRELRPVRGVTLEGLPGSGKRQLCRSIAAHAAWIRGTTGSCKDPGREFSGRRCPAVGGTQGRIEGLYEIDLRRYLTSSPVLASGEAWPCRRPSSASLEGVLAGITEEARIRRSLFQLWLSQAVDESRSSSCLDSNCPGLPPCVTPSAGSGVVPGAERADTRTSAICHDGADAEGPSNAAIWDAVAGGGCCFVVLDHVELLQGSQAEDSSLERPARRGLAFQPKAAALVIETLCRFISLWHKENLRIFLLAPLDPATAGHLYGSKQSAKGTTGHDRSQSASLSLHQLLPRDLLGPGFFERRICLPQTLNDRERTAILKLHIQQACAAAESTNRGRQTDCMSSEEPITEADNGRPGKEKGSTVMVDAADAGRDAEARCDCCNERRACLHDELATVATEWTGGYQPADLVALVGAAAQVAFQQDVGGTVSSMLPELASSTLPAFDVLLGQGRGLSHGEGGGILKRPCRLFTLDHFRLALLRAGAAPAARIGAGLQLTPHCPDMPTSPGRSALSVAANACGIHRVVPLSSENPGLAFGSGSGAYQRPPDTAVGDTSESVGGAEDVRCVRRMRPDMEAECAPGLRDAPGQCTTSEAVGTGPRDALSLPRDKVTCREEGCRPVRGFAGIVGQDALISQLRSEVIDPILQQRGADERRAPVTTSHTAPVGVLICGDEGTGKTLLAAAIAHELRSTLIVISPAELLRAALGAGDKQLMRIFDTAERAAPCVLLIEDIHVLAPSGDSGGRTSLPDLSNECRERELSAERDIAASQRRPPSHRGNGPCGGRLLHTMLLRLDRLQRQRRFGRQTAGSVARASGVLVVATADKEANVDTRLLTHYRLRCRFATKSASEWSLTDAADLLRLYLRGRVRPHSATEPDPIDEVLHRVQLLSSRGRTEARRDQVKESVAKKKDGLVSAPCLRIPAFWVLLVQEAAVCAVERYSKTQSQGSHDDAGLQRIRADEGSRVDANLCTADTRMFGELSYPAADRGGEKIWIETCDLIAGLQRISVTR